In Kitasatospora sp. NA04385, a single genomic region encodes these proteins:
- a CDS encoding GNAT family N-acetyltransferase, translating into MGGELTYRGLESADVPAVLELLTASLAGGPTGRRSAEFFDWKHRANPFGSSPGLVAVADDGRVVGVRLFLRWSWRGEGGREVRAVRPVDTATHPDFQGRGIFRRLTTELLEQVSGEAELVFNTPNGNSLPGYLRMGWRELGRVPVALRVARPVSFARGARAALSRRPGPSGPPRCELXSAAGWLAAPDARRAGQLAELLAEREGADAADPRLRTVRTADYLAWRYGAAPGLDYRVVSVERGGELVGLAFGRPRRRGPLAEFTLSELIVRPGDRAAAAQLLRVAASAGCDHAATHLAPGTEAAAVGLRAGCVRAPRTGMVLAARTPTGPLPDGRTLADWRFSLGDLEVF; encoded by the coding sequence GTGGGTGGCGAACTGACGTACCGCGGGCTGGAGTCGGCGGACGTGCCGGCGGTGCTGGAGCTGTTGACGGCTTCGCTGGCGGGCGGCCCGACCGGGCGGCGCAGCGCGGAGTTCTTCGACTGGAAGCACCGGGCGAACCCGTTCGGGTCGAGCCCGGGCCTGGTCGCGGTGGCGGACGACGGGCGGGTGGTGGGGGTGCGGCTGTTCCTGCGCTGGTCCTGGCGCGGGGAGGGCGGCCGCGAGGTGCGGGCGGTGCGGCCGGTGGACACCGCGACGCACCCGGACTTCCAGGGGCGCGGGATCTTCCGGCGGCTGACCACCGAGCTGCTCGAACAGGTCTCCGGCGAGGCCGAGCTGGTGTTCAACACGCCGAACGGGAACAGCCTGCCCGGCTACCTGAGGATGGGCTGGCGGGAGCTGGGGCGCGTCCCGGTGGCGCTGCGGGTGGCCCGGCCGGTGTCGTTCGCCCGGGGCGCCCGGGCGGCGCTGTCCCGCCGGCCCGGCCCCTCGGGGCCGCCGCGCTGCGAACTGCNGTCCGCCGCCGGGTGGCTGGCCGCGCCGGACGCCCGGCGGGCGGGGCAGCTGGCGGAGCTGCTGGCCGAGCGGGAGGGGGCGGACGCGGCCGACCCGCGGCTGCGCACGGTGCGCACCGCGGACTACCTGGCCTGGCGGTACGGGGCGGCGCCGGGCCTGGACTACCGGGTGGTGAGCGTCGAACGCGGCGGCGAGCTGGTCGGGTTGGCGTTCGGGCGGCCGCGGCGGCGCGGCCCGCTGGCCGAGTTCACGCTGTCCGAGCTGATCGTCCGCCCGGGCGACCGGGCCGCGGCGGCGCAGCTGCTGCGGGTGGCGGCGTCCGCCGGCTGCGACCACGCGGCGACCCACCTGGCGCCGGGCACCGAGGCGGCCGCGGTCGGCCTGCGGGCGGGCTGCGTGCGGGCGCCGCGCACCGGCATGGTGCTGGCGGCCCGCACCCCGACCGGTCCGCTGCCGGACGGGCGCACCCTCGCCGACTGGCGGTTCAGCCTCGGCGACCTGGAGGTCTTCTGA
- a CDS encoding DegT/DnrJ/EryC1/StrS aminotransferase family protein: MTTDQNRPAVLGGAPAFPDGLPLTRVEVPDREGLLGRLGEVLDSGMLTNGPTVRRLEERAAELLEVPHVVAVSNCTAGLMLVLQAAGVDGRRPVLMPGFTFSATAHAAHWAGGSPLFAEAREQDITLDPADAEARLKAADSPAAVMATHVYGTPCQTEELARIADAAGVPLVYDAAHGLGSKRRGVPVGNFGLAEVFSMSPTKVAVAGEGGLVATRDAALAQTLRTARDYGNPGDYDTLFPGLNARMSELHAAVGLTWLAGLPERVAHRGALVAEFARVVAGVPGLRLALPEEGDTSTFKDLTLVLDAEAFGLDNRQLAAALKAEGIDTRRYFFPPVNRQKAYAHLGQAEELPRTDRLAASVLTVPLWSHMDAATVRRVADAVVRVQPFAAAVREALQEAGTPA, encoded by the coding sequence ATGACGACCGACCAGAACCGACCCGCCGTCCTCGGCGGTGCGCCCGCCTTCCCCGACGGCCTGCCGCTGACCCGGGTGGAGGTGCCCGACCGGGAGGGGCTGCTCGGGCGGCTCGGCGAGGTGCTGGACTCCGGGATGCTCACCAACGGGCCGACGGTGCGCCGGTTGGAGGAGCGGGCCGCCGAGCTGCTGGAGGTGCCGCACGTGGTGGCGGTGTCCAACTGCACGGCGGGGCTGATGCTGGTGCTGCAGGCCGCGGGGGTGGACGGGCGGCGGCCGGTGCTGATGCCGGGCTTCACCTTCTCGGCGACCGCGCACGCCGCGCACTGGGCGGGTGGCAGCCCGCTGTTCGCGGAGGCCCGGGAGCAGGACATCACGCTCGACCCGGCCGACGCGGAGGCCCGGCTGAAGGCCGCCGACTCGCCCGCCGCGGTGATGGCCACCCACGTGTACGGGACGCCCTGCCAGACCGAGGAGTTGGCGCGGATCGCCGACGCGGCCGGGGTGCCGCTGGTGTACGACGCGGCGCACGGCCTGGGCTCGAAGCGGCGCGGCGTGCCGGTGGGCAACTTCGGCCTGGCCGAGGTGTTCTCGATGAGCCCGACGAAGGTCGCGGTGGCGGGCGAGGGCGGCCTGGTCGCCACCCGGGACGCCGCGCTGGCGCAGACCCTGCGCACCGCCCGCGACTACGGCAACCCGGGCGACTACGACACGCTGTTCCCGGGCCTGAACGCCCGGATGAGCGAGCTGCACGCGGCGGTCGGCCTGACCTGGCTGGCCGGCCTGCCCGAGCGGGTGGCCCACCGAGGCGCGCTGGTGGCCGAGTTCGCCCGCGTCGTGGCCGGCGTCCCCGGCCTGCGCCTGGCGCTGCCGGAGGAGGGCGACACCTCGACCTTCAAGGACCTCACGCTGGTCCTGGACGCGGAGGCGTTCGGCCTGGACAACCGGCAGCTGGCGGCGGCGCTGAAGGCCGAGGGCATCGACACCCGCCGCTACTTCTTCCCGCCCGTCAACCGGCAGAAGGCGTACGCCCACCTGGGGCAGGCGGAGGAACTGCCGCGCACCGACCGGCTGGCGGCCTCGGTGCTGACCGTCCCGCTGTGGTCGCACATGGACGCGGCGACGGTGCGCCGGGTCGCCGACGCGGTGGTGCGTGTCCAGCCCTTCGCGGCGGCCGTCCGGGAAGCCCTCCAGGAGGCCGGCACGCCCGCCTGA
- the mscL gene encoding large conductance mechanosensitive channel protein MscL, with protein MFKGFRSFLLRGNVVDLAVGIVIGAAFTAVVTGFVAAFLTPLIGIASGAVGDFSKESFTVTGVTFPYGAFLQALISFVLVAAVIYFAVVLPVGRLQNRFNPVKDAPVAKADCPECLSTVPAAATRCAHCTSELAGRPGFPAQAAAAAAR; from the coding sequence ATGTTCAAGGGATTCCGCAGCTTCCTGCTGCGCGGCAACGTCGTCGACCTCGCGGTCGGCATCGTCATCGGCGCGGCCTTCACGGCCGTCGTCACCGGCTTCGTCGCAGCCTTCCTGACCCCGCTGATCGGCATCGCCTCCGGCGCGGTCGGCGACTTCAGCAAGGAGTCGTTCACCGTCACCGGGGTCACCTTCCCGTACGGCGCGTTCCTCCAGGCGCTGATCAGCTTCGTGCTGGTCGCCGCGGTGATCTACTTCGCCGTCGTGCTGCCGGTCGGCCGACTGCAGAACCGTTTCAACCCGGTCAAGGACGCCCCGGTGGCCAAGGCCGACTGCCCCGAGTGCCTCAGCACCGTCCCGGCCGCGGCGACCCGCTGCGCCCACTGCACCAGCGAACTGGCCGGCCGCCCGGGCTTCCCGGCCCAGGCCGCCGCGGCGGCGGCCCGCTGA
- a CDS encoding DUF6643 family protein, giving the protein MTSPRSYDGVGYPPPSFSSGTPIYDSLVAERGIPQIAPINVPPALPASSWSSAYGSGFGTGFDAPQSNLPALPPARLALGPGPSSTPAPAPYVPAQPGYGHVPAQPQHGYAGAPQGYLPSQRPAAQFQPQPAQAYPAPQAPGSGFATAPQSFTPTFNSQQFGAQPAPQQQSFGDQSFGGNTLRPAAAPQQYPQYRQYPQAG; this is encoded by the coding sequence ATGACCTCGCCCCGCTCCTACGACGGAGTCGGCTACCCCCCTCCGTCTTTCTCCTCCGGCACGCCCATCTACGACAGCCTGGTCGCAGAGCGCGGCATCCCGCAGATCGCACCCATCAACGTGCCCCCGGCCCTCCCGGCCTCCTCCTGGTCCTCCGCCTACGGCAGCGGTTTCGGCACCGGTTTCGACGCCCCCCAGTCGAACCTGCCCGCGCTGCCTCCGGCCCGTCTCGCGCTGGGCCCCGGCCCGAGCAGCACCCCGGCCCCGGCCCCGTACGTCCCGGCCCAGCCCGGCTACGGGCACGTGCCGGCCCAGCCGCAGCACGGCTACGCGGGCGCCCCGCAGGGCTACCTGCCCAGCCAGCGCCCGGCCGCGCAGTTCCAGCCGCAGCCCGCCCAGGCGTACCCCGCGCCGCAGGCCCCGGGCAGCGGTTTCGCCACCGCCCCGCAGAGCTTCACGCCGACCTTCAACTCGCAGCAGTTCGGCGCCCAGCCGGCCCCGCAGCAGCAGTCGTTCGGCGACCAGTCCTTCGGCGGCAACACGCTGCGCCCGGCGGCGGCCCCGCAGCAGTACCCGCAGTACCGGCAGTACCCGCAGGCCGGCTGA
- a CDS encoding MOSC domain-containing protein: MPSLAALHLYPVKSMYRLSPPSAQVQPWGLAGDRRWMLVGADGTALTQRDEPSIGQFRPAPAADGASLTLTGPDGAVHTLAVPTRSGGAPEAEVSVFGTRFPAAEAAKETSAWLAERLPAKLGEVRLVHLDRPATSRPINPKYAAPDETVSMADGFPLLLTTTGSLDELNARIAADHPDDARKAAPLPMERFRPNLVVSGTAAWAEDGWRRIRVGGLEFRVVKPCGRCVVTTTDQESGERRGPEPLRALGRHHRFGQKLVFGQNLVPVRAAGADVLGTLSVGDPVEVLEEVPAPLPDRR, from the coding sequence ATGCCGAGTCTCGCCGCCCTCCACCTGTACCCGGTCAAGTCGATGTACCGGCTCAGCCCGCCGTCCGCCCAGGTGCAGCCCTGGGGCCTGGCCGGCGACCGCCGCTGGATGCTGGTCGGCGCCGACGGCACCGCGCTCACCCAGCGCGACGAGCCCTCGATCGGGCAGTTCCGCCCCGCCCCGGCCGCCGACGGCGCCTCGCTCACCCTCACCGGCCCGGACGGCGCCGTCCACACCCTGGCCGTGCCGACCCGGTCCGGCGGCGCCCCCGAGGCCGAGGTCAGCGTCTTCGGCACCCGCTTCCCGGCCGCCGAGGCCGCCAAGGAGACCTCCGCCTGGCTGGCCGAACGGCTGCCCGCGAAGCTCGGCGAGGTCCGCCTGGTGCACCTGGACCGCCCGGCCACCAGCCGTCCGATCAACCCGAAGTACGCCGCCCCCGACGAGACCGTCTCGATGGCGGACGGCTTCCCGCTGCTGCTCACCACCACCGGCTCGCTGGACGAGCTGAACGCCCGGATCGCCGCCGACCACCCGGACGACGCCCGCAAGGCGGCGCCGCTGCCGATGGAGCGCTTCCGCCCCAACCTGGTGGTCTCCGGCACCGCCGCCTGGGCCGAGGACGGCTGGCGCCGCATCCGGGTCGGCGGCCTGGAGTTCCGGGTGGTCAAGCCGTGCGGGCGCTGCGTGGTGACCACCACCGACCAGGAGAGCGGCGAGCGGCGCGGCCCGGAGCCGCTGCGGGCGCTGGGCCGCCACCACCGCTTCGGCCAGAAGCTGGTGTTCGGCCAGAACCTGGTGCCGGTCCGGGCCGCTGGCGCGGACGTGCTGGGGACGCTGTCGGTGGGTGACCCGGTGGAGGTGCTGGAGGAGGTCCCGGCGCCGCTGCCGGACCGCCGCTGA
- a CDS encoding right-handed parallel beta-helix repeat-containing protein, giving the protein MGELRVRVTQDSASRWRRRGGEYATLREALEVAEPGDTLTLRAGTFREAVLVDKPVTLVAEQGPGSVRISPPESAVRGGTALTVTAAATVRDLVVEGSDRSAPAVLLAGADGAVLADCRVETSSSVGVELADGARAQLVNCVVENPSGLGVRLRARARAELLDCEVAASGQSGVAVLAGSRLRAERVKVRRAGGAGILLADPGTLAELTGCEVSEVRGSGVQAEAQAVGRLTDCTVHRVSGNGLSLDTGAELELSSCRVHEVPENAADLRGAAKLTLRQVTVHGFGRGALSIWDGGTKVLAEGCRFHSAQGDYPALWVSDGAALELADCALDDLPDALFVLDQGSSAAVRDCSFTGIRSSAVSVSGGASADLSGCRIQGAGTGLWFRDHGSGGLLTDCEIADVATGVIVTKGADPVLRECTVRGAAEAGVYVSAQGRGEFDTVRVSQGGGFGFHVIDGCRTKLVRCRAERNARAGFEFSEPGPVAEGCTSDDAAPLPALPAVPALVPAAAPPPAAPVPAVRTTVPALPAAAVIGPIPDCRPADVALAELDSLVGLATVKQEVRTLIDLISVGRARQRAGLKAPSPRRHLVFTGAPGTGKTTVARLYGEILASLGVLQRGHLVEVARLDLVGEHIGSTAIRTAAAFDRARGGVLFIDEAYALAPEDGGRDFGREAIDTLVKLMEDHRDEVVVIVAGYTVEMERFLAANPGLSSRFSRTVTFPDYSADELLDIARAQAAEHEYRLADATESALLTHFAAIDRSTGFGNGRTARQVFETMVERHASRVAHLPSPTTEDLQLLVPADLPGA; this is encoded by the coding sequence ATGGGTGAGCTCAGGGTCCGGGTCACGCAGGACAGCGCCTCGCGTTGGCGCCGCCGCGGCGGGGAGTACGCCACGCTGCGCGAGGCCCTGGAGGTCGCCGAGCCCGGCGACACCCTGACGCTGCGCGCGGGGACGTTCCGCGAGGCCGTGCTGGTCGACAAGCCGGTGACGCTGGTCGCCGAGCAGGGCCCGGGCAGCGTGCGGATCTCGCCGCCGGAGAGCGCGGTGCGCGGCGGCACGGCCCTGACGGTGACGGCGGCGGCGACCGTCCGCGACCTGGTCGTGGAGGGCTCGGACCGCTCGGCCCCGGCGGTGCTGCTGGCGGGCGCGGACGGCGCGGTGCTGGCCGACTGCCGGGTGGAGACCTCGTCCTCGGTGGGGGTGGAGCTGGCCGACGGCGCCCGCGCCCAGCTGGTCAACTGCGTGGTGGAGAACCCCTCCGGCCTGGGGGTGCGGCTGCGTGCCCGGGCGCGGGCCGAGCTGCTGGACTGCGAGGTGGCGGCGTCCGGGCAGAGCGGGGTGGCGGTGCTGGCCGGCTCCCGGCTGCGCGCGGAGCGGGTGAAGGTCCGCCGGGCCGGCGGGGCGGGCATCCTGCTGGCGGACCCGGGGACGCTGGCGGAGCTGACCGGCTGCGAGGTCTCCGAGGTGCGCGGCTCGGGCGTGCAGGCCGAGGCGCAGGCGGTGGGCCGGCTGACCGACTGCACGGTGCACCGGGTCTCCGGCAACGGCCTGAGCCTGGACACCGGCGCCGAACTGGAGCTGTCCTCCTGCCGGGTGCACGAGGTGCCGGAGAACGCGGCGGACCTGCGCGGCGCCGCGAAGCTGACGCTGCGCCAGGTGACGGTGCACGGCTTCGGCCGGGGCGCGCTGTCGATCTGGGACGGCGGCACCAAGGTGCTCGCCGAGGGCTGCCGCTTCCACTCCGCGCAGGGCGACTACCCGGCGCTGTGGGTGAGCGACGGCGCGGCCCTGGAGCTGGCCGACTGCGCGCTGGACGACCTCCCCGACGCGCTGTTCGTCCTCGACCAGGGCTCCTCGGCGGCCGTCCGGGACTGCTCGTTCACCGGCATCCGCTCCTCGGCGGTCTCGGTCAGCGGCGGCGCGAGCGCCGACCTGTCGGGCTGCCGCATCCAGGGCGCGGGCACCGGCCTGTGGTTCCGCGACCACGGCTCGGGCGGCCTGCTCACCGACTGCGAGATCGCGGACGTGGCGACCGGCGTGATCGTCACCAAGGGCGCCGACCCGGTGCTGCGCGAGTGCACGGTGCGCGGCGCCGCCGAGGCCGGAGTGTACGTGTCGGCGCAGGGGCGCGGCGAGTTCGACACGGTGCGGGTCTCGCAGGGCGGCGGCTTCGGCTTCCACGTGATCGACGGCTGCCGGACGAAGCTGGTGCGCTGCCGGGCCGAGCGCAACGCCCGGGCGGGCTTCGAGTTCTCCGAGCCGGGCCCGGTCGCCGAGGGCTGCACCTCGGACGACGCGGCGCCGCTGCCCGCCCTCCCGGCCGTCCCCGCCCTCGTCCCGGCGGCCGCTCCCCCGCCGGCCGCGCCCGTCCCCGCCGTCCGGACCACCGTCCCCGCGCTGCCCGCGGCCGCGGTGATCGGGCCGATCCCGGACTGCCGTCCGGCCGACGTGGCGCTGGCCGAACTGGACTCGCTGGTGGGCCTGGCCACGGTCAAGCAGGAGGTGCGCACCCTGATCGACCTGATCTCGGTGGGCCGGGCCCGGCAGCGGGCCGGCCTCAAGGCGCCCTCGCCGCGCCGCCACCTGGTCTTCACCGGCGCCCCCGGCACCGGCAAGACCACGGTGGCCCGCCTGTACGGCGAGATCCTCGCCTCGCTCGGCGTCCTGCAGCGCGGCCACCTGGTCGAGGTGGCCCGGCTGGACCTGGTGGGCGAGCACATCGGCTCCACCGCGATCCGCACCGCCGCCGCCTTCGACCGGGCCCGCGGCGGCGTGCTGTTCATCGACGAGGCGTACGCGCTCGCCCCCGAGGACGGCGGCCGGGACTTCGGCCGGGAGGCGATCGACACCCTGGTCAAGCTGATGGAGGACCACCGCGACGAGGTGGTCGTCATCGTGGCGGGCTACACCGTCGAGATGGAGCGCTTCCTGGCCGCCAACCCCGGCCTGTCCTCGCGCTTCTCGCGCACCGTCACCTTCCCCGACTACAGCGCCGACGAGCTGCTCGACATCGCCCGCGCGCAGGCCGCCGAGCACGAGTACCGGCTCGCCGACGCCACCGAGAGCGCCCTGCTCACCCACTTCGCCGCCATCGACCGCTCCACCGGCTTCGGCAACGGCCGCACCGCCCGCCAGGTCTTCGAAACGATGGTCGAGCGCCACGCCTCCCGGGTCGCCCACCTGCCCTCCCCCACCACCGAGGACCTCCAACTTCTGGTCCCCGCCGACCTGCCGGGCGCCTAG
- a CDS encoding SMI1/KNR4 family protein has product MTAEPASRRPLDGERIDRRLARIRELLARWAALRPGDGAVWRTGFRPLPEAEVVAAETRLGLRLPENYRRYLLEFGEPAHLLMSYAGQLLSEQRGVRAAAPFPLDGPWAGPAALIDDWEETEGTDFFEEGPGEFYRWLDAPEDVFHDLPAGAGHEDGTLLLGATRGHLLARLVLNGPWAGTVWLDSFGNDGELIHLADETDDFHRDHVLGSFADVQKWLPLTGLPWFPAPEDGPADPAPGDFLDLTIAVLCRLVQRAAAERACDRLGPADFREARLRLRDPRAYGFPAGHRYGSLAPYFAGRVRDELLRPAPDPAAVERLLELTLALPESGHRAAALVLAGRWAELAAFETGTAPDDGRSAVNLALAAELLDAEPGPLPVPTAPDARRPDGERWAVLSALARLDPGRRQRCLDRMPAPDAAALGPLLEVAALPADPAALDGLLAAELSGPERLAATVALVRALHATAADDAPDPALVDRLCALAVAVDRVGEVFDLLAAVSGGRWTDWRAAATAGQHRLDAHRVPA; this is encoded by the coding sequence ATGACTGCTGAGCCCGCGTCCCGCCGACCGCTGGACGGCGAGCGGATCGACCGGCGGCTGGCCCGGATACGCGAACTGCTCGCCCGGTGGGCCGCCCTGCGGCCGGGCGACGGCGCGGTGTGGCGGACCGGCTTCCGCCCGCTGCCGGAGGCCGAGGTGGTGGCGGCGGAGACCCGGCTGGGGCTGCGGCTGCCGGAGAACTACCGCCGGTACCTGCTGGAGTTCGGCGAACCCGCCCACCTGCTGATGTCGTACGCCGGGCAGCTGCTGAGCGAGCAGCGGGGGGTGCGGGCCGCCGCGCCCTTCCCGCTGGACGGCCCCTGGGCCGGTCCGGCGGCCCTGATCGACGACTGGGAGGAAACGGAGGGGACCGACTTCTTCGAGGAGGGGCCGGGCGAGTTCTACCGCTGGCTCGACGCCCCGGAGGACGTCTTCCACGACCTCCCGGCGGGCGCCGGTCACGAGGACGGCACCCTGCTGCTGGGCGCGACCCGCGGCCACCTCCTGGCCCGGCTGGTGCTCAACGGCCCCTGGGCGGGCACGGTGTGGTTGGACAGCTTCGGCAACGACGGCGAGCTGATCCACCTGGCCGACGAGACCGACGACTTCCACCGGGACCACGTCCTCGGGTCGTTCGCCGACGTCCAGAAGTGGCTGCCGCTCACCGGTCTGCCCTGGTTCCCCGCGCCGGAGGACGGCCCGGCGGACCCGGCCCCGGGGGACTTCCTCGACCTGACGATCGCCGTGCTGTGCCGCCTGGTGCAGCGGGCCGCGGCCGAACGGGCCTGCGACCGGCTCGGGCCCGCGGACTTCCGGGAGGCCCGGCTGCGGCTGCGCGACCCGCGCGCGTACGGGTTCCCGGCCGGGCACCGGTACGGGAGCCTGGCGCCGTACTTCGCGGGGCGGGTGCGGGACGAACTGCTGCGGCCCGCCCCGGATCCGGCCGCCGTCGAGCGCCTGCTCGAACTGACCCTGGCCCTGCCGGAGTCGGGCCACCGGGCGGCGGCGCTGGTGCTGGCCGGGCGCTGGGCCGAACTGGCCGCCTTCGAGACCGGCACCGCCCCGGACGACGGGCGCAGCGCCGTCAACCTGGCGCTGGCCGCGGAGTTGCTCGACGCGGAACCCGGGCCGCTGCCCGTCCCCACCGCGCCGGACGCCCGTCGTCCGGACGGCGAGCGGTGGGCCGTCCTGAGCGCCCTCGCCCGCCTCGACCCCGGACGGCGGCAGCGGTGCCTGGACCGGATGCCCGCCCCGGACGCCGCCGCCCTAGGCCCGCTGCTGGAGGTCGCCGCGCTCCCCGCGGACCCGGCGGCCCTCGACGGGCTGCTCGCCGCGGAACTGTCCGGCCCCGAACGCCTCGCGGCCACCGTCGCCCTGGTCCGGGCGCTGCACGCGACGGCCGCCGACGACGCCCCGGACCCGGCCCTGGTGGACCGGCTGTGCGCGCTGGCCGTCGCCGTCGACCGGGTCGGCGAGGTCTTCGACCTGCTGGCGGCCGTGTCGGGGGGCCGCTGGACCGACTGGCGCGCCGCGGCCACCGCCGGGCAGCACCGGCTCGACGCCCACCGCGTCCCCGCCTGA
- a CDS encoding glycosyltransferase family 2 protein has product MAAERPRLRAAAVGCVLAATALWTGFSHHRLPHLGHAGFFNLYTLAMTALACVCMALALPPARRRPDEPTPAAAVLAVIPSYQEQDAAVHAAVRSILAQEHPGTVRVVVVDDGSTVPLTGFDHPDVTWLRTPNRGKRHAQAAALRTTDLAAGHDFVLTVDSDSVLAPGALARLLDAMRDPRVQAATGTILAANRDENLLTRAVDVNLFLTSLVVRALPSRLGIVNPTSGAMSLYRTAVITDNLEDYLTSGTVGDDRRLCEYALLRGRTVSVPDAYVDTAMPATVRGTFRQRRRWGASSWRSMYWELVHLPAPAAAMRVIQLCRLTLLPLVCATLAAATVRAVHGSDPGTVLAAFGVCAAAELLVYALLRPGLRPHQRLLTPLLLPVLTALMLLVIYPAHYWALTHLRTTGWLTRHPAAAQPAAADTASQLRAGI; this is encoded by the coding sequence ATGGCAGCTGAGCGCCCGCGCCTGCGGGCGGCGGCCGTCGGCTGCGTCCTGGCGGCGACCGCCCTGTGGACCGGCTTCTCCCACCACCGGCTGCCCCACCTCGGGCACGCCGGCTTCTTCAACCTCTACACCCTCGCCATGACCGCCCTGGCCTGCGTGTGCATGGCGCTGGCACTGCCCCCGGCACGCCGCCGCCCCGACGAACCGACGCCCGCCGCGGCCGTGCTGGCCGTCATCCCCTCCTACCAGGAGCAGGACGCCGCCGTGCACGCCGCCGTCCGCTCCATCCTGGCGCAGGAGCACCCCGGCACCGTCCGCGTCGTGGTGGTCGACGACGGCTCCACCGTCCCCCTCACCGGCTTCGACCACCCCGACGTGACCTGGCTGCGCACCCCCAACCGCGGCAAGCGCCACGCCCAGGCCGCTGCGCTGCGCACCACCGACCTGGCCGCCGGCCACGACTTCGTGCTCACCGTCGACTCCGACTCCGTCCTCGCCCCCGGCGCGCTCGCCCGCCTGCTCGACGCGATGCGCGACCCCCGCGTCCAGGCCGCCACCGGCACCATCCTGGCCGCCAACCGGGACGAGAACCTGCTCACCCGGGCCGTCGACGTCAACCTCTTCCTCACCTCCCTCGTCGTCCGCGCCCTGCCCTCCCGTCTGGGCATCGTCAACCCCACCTCCGGCGCCATGTCCCTCTACCGGACGGCGGTGATCACCGACAACCTGGAGGACTACCTCACCTCCGGCACCGTCGGCGACGACCGCCGCCTGTGCGAGTACGCCCTGCTGCGCGGCCGCACCGTCAGCGTCCCCGACGCGTACGTCGACACCGCCATGCCCGCCACCGTCCGCGGCACCTTCCGCCAGCGCCGCCGCTGGGGCGCCTCCTCCTGGCGCTCGATGTACTGGGAGCTCGTCCACCTGCCCGCCCCCGCCGCCGCCATGCGGGTCATCCAGCTGTGCCGCCTCACCCTGCTGCCCCTGGTCTGCGCCACCCTCGCCGCCGCCACCGTCCGCGCCGTGCACGGCTCCGACCCGGGCACCGTGCTCGCCGCGTTCGGCGTCTGCGCCGCCGCCGAACTCCTCGTCTACGCCCTGCTGCGCCCCGGACTGCGCCCCCACCAGCGGCTCCTGACACCGCTGCTGCTGCCCGTCCTCACCGCCCTGATGCTGCTGGTCATCTACCCCGCCCACTACTGGGCCCTCACCCACCTGCGCACCACCGGCTGGCTCACCCGCCACCCCGCGGCAGCACAACCCGCCGCCGCCGACACCGCGTCGCAGCTGCGGGCCGGGATCTGA
- a CDS encoding helix-turn-helix transcriptional regulator produces the protein MNKRELDPEASPADGIGALLRTSREQREWTQEHLASLVGCTSSYISAVEHGRRKPSQQVATALDRAFGSGEQFVRGRSTASQHALFEGFPELVRNEAKATAIRVFEVSIIPSLLRTHDYERAYQAGPVLRGVATQEQADERSEALFQRQRALERTPAPFYHAVIDEAALRRPVGGLDVMVTQLRHLEAVAARPRFRIQVTPFSLPEARSFALPVVLLTMPNRSVIGYGETQKRGYLERDLETLEEWLVEYDYLQGEALSQAASIEFIRGVRRGFEHGRAA, from the coding sequence GTGAACAAGAGGGAACTTGACCCCGAGGCGTCCCCGGCAGACGGGATCGGCGCACTGCTCCGCACGTCAAGGGAGCAGCGGGAGTGGACGCAGGAGCACCTGGCGTCGCTGGTCGGCTGTACGTCGTCGTACATCTCGGCGGTCGAGCACGGCCGGAGGAAACCAAGTCAACAGGTTGCAACGGCGCTTGACAGGGCGTTTGGTTCAGGCGAGCAGTTCGTCAGAGGGCGGAGCACCGCGAGTCAGCACGCCTTGTTCGAGGGCTTCCCCGAGCTGGTGCGGAACGAGGCGAAGGCGACGGCAATTCGGGTGTTCGAGGTCAGCATCATCCCGAGTCTGCTCCGGACTCACGACTACGAGCGCGCCTACCAGGCAGGTCCTGTACTACGAGGCGTTGCGACTCAGGAACAGGCCGACGAACGGAGCGAAGCACTGTTCCAGCGGCAGCGGGCTCTGGAACGGACACCGGCGCCGTTCTACCACGCAGTAATCGACGAAGCGGCGTTGCGGCGACCGGTTGGCGGCCTGGATGTCATGGTGACCCAGCTCCGCCACTTGGAGGCCGTGGCTGCCCGCCCTCGTTTCAGAATTCAGGTGACGCCGTTCTCGCTCCCCGAAGCCAGGTCATTCGCTCTCCCTGTCGTGTTGCTGACCATGCCGAACAGGTCGGTCATCGGCTACGGCGAAACCCAGAAACGCGGCTACCTCGAACGTGACCTGGAAACGTTGGAGGAGTGGCTGGTTGAGTACGATTACCTCCAGGGTGAGGCGCTGTCCCAGGCCGCGAGTATCGAGTTCATTCGAGGGGTACGGAGAGGCTTTGAACATGGACGAGCTGCATAG
- a CDS encoding DUF397 domain-containing protein: protein MDELHSVVWRKSSYSANGGNCVEVSGDFPGTVPVRDSKDPHGPVLLFPAATWSAFVTAVRTDRLDTPAGPGR from the coding sequence ATGGACGAGCTGCATAGTGTCGTTTGGCGCAAAAGCTCCTACAGCGCTAACGGTGGAAACTGCGTCGAGGTCTCAGGCGACTTCCCCGGCACCGTCCCCGTCCGCGACTCCAAGGACCCGCACGGCCCCGTCCTGCTCTTCCCCGCCGCCACCTGGTCCGCCTTCGTGACCGCCGTCCGCACCGACCGGCTCGACACCCCGGCGGGCCCCGGCCGGTGA